DNA from Leptolyngbya sp. FACHB-261:
TCCGGCAGAATTCCTTCAAAGGGAACTGTGGTGCGGGGGGTTAGGCGGCCAGTATCAGAGTTGAGGCTTAGCAGCGTTAAAGAACTGTGCCAAGTCATCCGCTGATCACTTTGAGGTAAGTAGCTGGCTTCCATGTTGAGAGAGACAACAAATCGCCCATCTGGGCTAATGGCAAATTCCTCAGCGCTGCCACCTACTGCAGCAGTCGAAACGATTCGATGGGCAACTTCATTGCGGCTGTTAGCAGATTCAGCAAAGTTGATAACCGTAAGGTCGCTGTGCTGAGAGCCGACAAACTGGTCAGCAACATCGTCCCCCCACAGCAAATTTGTCACGATAAAGTGCCTGCCATCTGGAGTGAAATGTCCAACCCCCGGCAGCTTCCCAGTCATAATCGGCTGGCCCCAAGCTCGAAGGTTTGGACGACTAGAATTAGTGCGATCAACAGCATAGAACACAGCTTCATTGCGATCAGCTAAAGTAACACCCAGAAACTGACCTGATGGATGCCACTCCAAATGCGAGGCGTTGGCTTCTGGATCATTGATACCCGGAAGGTTCTGAAAGATAGGCGTTCCCAACTCCCCATTTGAGAACGGAATCAAAGCAATTTGCCGTCGAGGATCCCGCAAACTAACTGCCAGTAGGTTGCCCGCTGGATGAACTGCAACGGGTCGCGGCTGATTGCCCAAATCGAGTTGGTCGATAATTTTTGGGTGTTGAGGATTGCGTAAATCAATCACCGTGAGCAGTCGCCCTGAAGGGATGTCCGAGCGCAGGGTTGCTCCTTTGGGGGCAGGCGCAAATGTTTCGGTCACAAAGGCATATTTCTCGTCTGGAGTGAATGCCAAATTGTTGGGCCATGCCATCACTGAATTACTGACTGGCAAGGTAATTGGTCGGGTAATCGGTTCGCGGGCTAACCCACGCGTCAAGGGAATGAGCGTGAGGGTATCAGTCAGCCCAGGTGAACGCTCACCCAACTGATTGTCAATATAGGCGGACGCCTCCATATCTGCATCTGACAACACTGCCAGAAACCGCCCTCGAAAGTCTAAATAGTCAGACTGGGCTTTAGCAGAAGCGGATTGAGTGATGGCCAAAATAACAGCCGCAAAAAAACTCATACGCGCAGCAAAACGGGCGATTTTCACGATTTCGCAATCTCCTAATTTTCACTCTGCCTGATTTCGATTCGGCTTAATTTTTACTGGGCCTGATTTTCACTGGGAATGTACGCTTCAGGAGCGCAAGGGGTGCGGCCAGGACGACTGCAATAGGCAGTTTGAACTTGGCGGCTGCGCAAAGCTGCCTCTAGCAATGGCTTGGTGAGCGTAAAATCGGTTTCTCTAAAGGGCGCATGACAACTATGACAGCTGCCACTAAAGCGCATTTGGTAATGGGGCTGGTTAGGGCTGAATGACCCGTACTGCCATTCCCCATTCTGTTTCTGCTTGACGAAAACTGTGCCTGGAGCCTCCGACGAATACCAGGTTTCCATCACAAATAGGGTGCCATCTGGTAGTGGCTTTCCAGGCTGAATGGCGTCAATGGAACCTGCATCAATAAATATTTGACGGAATGAACCATCCCCACGAGACACCGTGGCGTAGTGAGCCAGGCTGCGGTCATATCTAACTTGAGGTTCAAATAAGGGAGCTGTGGCAGGGGTTGCAGAGCGAGTTTCAATTGGGGTCTGAGCAACAGTCGGGTTTGGTTGGAGTTGCTGAGGGGGTGTCAGCTGTTGAGACAGGACGATCGCCAACACCATGGTGCTGATAAACAACCCTCCCCAGTTGAGCAAACGCTGCTTGAACGTCATGCAGGTTCTTAGGAAGATCTAGACAATCGTTTACACCTCTCAACATAAGCGCAGATAATAATGCTGTCCAATGCCTATTGAGCAACCATTAATAACCTGAAAGCATTAATCAATGGAGCTACACTACCTTCGCTATTTCCTGGCGGTTGCAGAAGAACTGCACTTCAGCCGAGCAGCTGAGCGGCTGCACATTACCCAACCGGCTCTTAGCCGACAAATCCACAGTTTGGAAAATGAATTGGGGGTTGAACTCTTTCGGCGAACCAAGCGAATGGTGGTGTTAACCGATGCTGGGGTTGCTTTTCTGCCTGAGGTTCGCAAAGCCCTACAACAAGTGGAGCAAGCCATTCAGGTAGCACAACAAGCAGCCCGTGGCGAAATTGGCTTGCTGCGAATTGCCTTTACGCCATCTGCTATGCACACCATGTTGCCAGAAATTTTGAGGCGGTTTCGCAATTATCATGCCAACGTGAAACTCGACATGACTGAGCTTTGCACCTTGGATCAGGTCAACGCACTCCGTACCGAAGCCGTTGATATTGGGCTATTGCACCCTCCCATTGAGGCACCATTTTTAAAGTTATATCCCCTGCCAGGAGAGAAATTAGTCGTTGCCATACCTCAGGCCCATTCGTTAGCAAAGTATGAGCAATTGCCGCTGAAAGCTCTCGCGAATGAGCCATTTATTCTGCATCCTCGCTATGAAGGTCCAGTGCTGTATGACCAAATCGTGGCTCTCTGTCGTCAAGCTGGATTTGATCCTCACATTGTTCACGAAGAAGTCAAACATCAAACCCGAGTTGGGCTGGTTGCCGCTGGTATGGGAGTTACATTCATTCCTGAGAGTTTGCAGCAATCTGTGCCGATTGGCGTTGTCTACCGCACCCTTACAGGTTCAGCTCCAGAGTTGCAACTTGCTGCGGCCTGGCGGAATAATAGGGTATCTCCTGTACTTCAGGAGTTCCTAAACGTTATTCAAGAGACTAGTACGATCCTAGGCGGACAACCTGTCTGAGAAAATCCCACCAAGCCTGGATCTATCGCAGGGCAGATCCTTTAATCAAGAACATAAAAACCCTATAGAAACACGGTCATCAACTACAGAGAACAATGCATCAAAAGTTGTAAGCGCACGTAGATTAAGTATTCATGTTAGTTTAGGGAATCTTGCCACAACTGGTGTTTAAGCAGAATCTGTATATATTCATATTGCAATCTGAAAACTGCCATCAGTAATTCAATAGCTCTATTAACACTGAGCACCTAGTTGCTCTAATTCTTCCTCCACAGCCGCGTGAGTTCGCGTGATCGTATTGCGGAGTCTACATCCGCCCTTAACTTTAAGCTGAGGCATGAGGATGCTAAAACTCTTTCCGCCAATTGGTCTATCGGCAGCTATTACCACAATTGCCCTATTCAGTGGCCCGTCTACCAGTGTAGAGGCGGCAACGCTGTCCTCCAAGCTTGAACCTAATCTGCGTCAGCCTCGTTATGTTACTGCCGGTCAGCCAGCCAATTACATCGTTAACTCCGGTACTGGCTTCGATGGCGTTGTTGAGTTGTTCATCGGCAGCAGCCAAGGAGATTTCAATTGCTCAGGCTCTTTGCTCACTTCGGGGCTGCACATTCTCACAGCAGCCCACTGTTTGACAGATAACTTTGGCACGCTCATTGTCAACGATGCCAGTGTTTTTTTTGATTTGCCCACAGGTCCAGCTGCAATCGAGGCAACCAACTTTTTCGTCCATCCAGATTGGGACGGCTTTGCCGACGTTGAAACCTTCGGGGGGGACATTGCAATTGTGCAACTGGCCTCAGCAGCTCCTTCCAATGCAGAGCGCTACAACATTTATCGGCAAACTGACGAGATTGGCAAAGTTGGCACCAAAGTTGGCTATGGTCTTACCGGCACTGGTTTTGAAGGAGATACCATTTCTGATGGTGCCAAACGGTCTGGTCAAAATATCTACGATGCCTCTGGCGAAGTCTTTGGTGGTATCTTACCGAATGCCGTTTTAGCTTACGACTTCGACAATGGTTCAGCCACCAATGATGCCTTTGGCGTGTCTTTTGGTATCGCTGATTTGGGGTTAGGGCTCAATGAAATTAATTCAGCTTCAGGTGATTCCGGTGGGCCAACCTTGATCAAGGGGTTGATTGCCGGAGTCACCTCGTTCGGGTTTGGTGCCATCGAGTCGGACGTAGATAGCTTTACTAATTCTAGTTTTGGCGAGTTCAGCGGTGACACCCGAGTCTCAACCTACGCCAGTTGGATTGATAGCATCCTCACCCCTGACAACCATGTCAAAGTTCCTGAATCCAGCAACGTCAGGGCTCTTTTGTTGACCTGTTTGCTAACTGCTTTCGCTAGCATGAGTCGTCGCCCCAAAACCGGTCACTGACTTTAGCTTTTCTCAGAAGTTGGCATGAGGCTTAGCACCTTATAAGCAGGCAGTTAGAATTCAGGTTCTAGCCCTATTGGTGTTGGAGCCTGATGAAAACGGGGCGTAGCCAGCTTGCAAACCTCTTCTTCGCTGCCTTCCCAGCGGGACTGGGAGAAAATACGTTGGCCAGTTAGAGTCAGCGGATCTAGATCAGGCGAAGTTGCCCCTTGCATACTTAGCAGGTTATAGCGAATGTTTTCGGCGTAGACCGCAAAGGTAATCTGAAACATCTCCAAGAAACCGACCAGCCAACGGCAGTCTTCTTCTCGATGGTCGCGATGCACACTGATGATGCCAGCGATGCGAGCTTCTAAGTGAGCCCGGCTATTAGGACAGATCAAAATGAGCTTGACTAGCAAGATCACTAGCGTCAGGGGATAGCTGCTCACTAAGGAGTTGAACAAGCAACTAGCCCTCCCATTTCGCTCCAGCGTTAGACAATCTACTAACTGATTGCACACCCGAATCAGCAGAGCTCGCGTCATCGGTTTGTTGTCGTACTCAGGGTAGAGGCTATCCAACCGAGCCTGCAACTGGTTACGCAACATCTGCACCACCAAGCCATCGCGCACTGCAAATATCAAATACTCACACAAGCTTTGCTTGAAGGCAGCAAAGCTGAGATGTTGGGTTTGCTGCAGAAAGGAATGAGCCAGGTTTTGATAATCACAGCTGTAGTGCCGAGCCAGGATACCTTTGATCAAGCGGACCGCATCTGAGCCCAGAGCCGTTGGGTTCTTCAGTTCGTCCACGGGCACCCCATTGGCCTCAGCTCGCACACTGAATAGGGCCAAATCGCGGCGGAAATGCTCCTTCCAGCGACGGGCTAAGCCTCGAGCAGCTTGGCGCTGCTCAATCGGGGTTTTCTGGTCTACCTCCTGCAGCATTAACAGGTAGGGCGTATAGCGGTAGGTCCAGTGAACACGGGCGTCGTCGTAGCGTTGCGCTGAAAGCTTGAGTTGATCGTAGTCGGGGCTAACTGTGAAGTTGCGCAGCCACTCTCGTAAGCGCCGCAGGGATCCCGAAATCGCCGGTTGCTCAACCGAGGGATCGTCGAAGATGCGCACTAGCTTGCCGATCGGCTCGTGCTGGGTAGTCAACCGCCAGTTATTGACCAGGATGTAACAGCAACGCCGCAAGGTGTAGCGAAACTCCTGCTCATCATTAGCGCTCAGAATCTGCTTGAGACAGCCCAGAACGCTTTGGGGCACAGAACCAGGCCGGATCTGCACGAATACCTTGCGAAACTGGTCAAGAGCGTCTTCCGGCGGTAACTGCTTGACGATTGTGAGGAAATAGGAGTAGAGAGCCTGCTGGGCACCGGCTAGATGGTAGGTTCCAGCCAAATGTTCAGTTTCCTCCGGACGCCCCCCATCCGCTCCGGATTCTAGTGAGAGAAAGCGTTTTGAATTGGTAGAAGCGATCACAGGAATTGCCTAATGTCTTCTGGTGGTAAGCCTGAATGCACCCTACCTATCTCAACCTGACCCAACCGCTGTTAACTGGCGGTGTGTCAAACTACCCTGGTTAACCCTGACCAGAACACACAACAGCATTATCACCTGAATTTGCGATACGTAA
Protein-coding regions in this window:
- a CDS encoding beta-propeller fold lactonase family protein → MKIARFAARMSFFAAVILAITQSASAKAQSDYLDFRGRFLAVLSDADMEASAYIDNQLGERSPGLTDTLTLIPLTRGLAREPITRPITLPVSNSVMAWPNNLAFTPDEKYAFVTETFAPAPKGATLRSDIPSGRLLTVIDLRNPQHPKIIDQLDLGNQPRPVAVHPAGNLLAVSLRDPRRQIALIPFSNGELGTPIFQNLPGINDPEANASHLEWHPSGQFLGVTLADRNEAVFYAVDRTNSSRPNLRAWGQPIMTGKLPGVGHFTPDGRHFIVTNLLWGDDVADQFVGSQHSDLTVINFAESANSRNEVAHRIVSTAAVGGSAEEFAISPDGRFVVSLNMEASYLPQSDQRMTWHSSLTLLSLNSDTGRLTPRTTVPFEGILPEGITFDASGRYLAVATFDHHNPARSGGTVDFWRVLQGEVPSLLKMDYVIPVMRGAHIVKLVQ
- a CDS encoding cytochrome P460 family protein, with the protein product MTFKQRLLNWGGLFISTMVLAIVLSQQLTPPQQLQPNPTVAQTPIETRSATPATAPLFEPQVRYDRSLAHYATVSRGDGSFRQIFIDAGSIDAIQPGKPLPDGTLFVMETWYSSEAPGTVFVKQKQNGEWQYGSFSPNQPHYQMRFSGSCHSCHAPFRETDFTLTKPLLEAALRSRQVQTAYCSRPGRTPCAPEAYIPSENQAQ
- a CDS encoding LysR family transcriptional regulator, which produces MELHYLRYFLAVAEELHFSRAAERLHITQPALSRQIHSLENELGVELFRRTKRMVVLTDAGVAFLPEVRKALQQVEQAIQVAQQAARGEIGLLRIAFTPSAMHTMLPEILRRFRNYHANVKLDMTELCTLDQVNALRTEAVDIGLLHPPIEAPFLKLYPLPGEKLVVAIPQAHSLAKYEQLPLKALANEPFILHPRYEGPVLYDQIVALCRQAGFDPHIVHEEVKHQTRVGLVAAGMGVTFIPESLQQSVPIGVVYRTLTGSAPELQLAAAWRNNRVSPVLQEFLNVIQETSTILGGQPV
- a CDS encoding trypsin-like serine protease codes for the protein MLKLFPPIGLSAAITTIALFSGPSTSVEAATLSSKLEPNLRQPRYVTAGQPANYIVNSGTGFDGVVELFIGSSQGDFNCSGSLLTSGLHILTAAHCLTDNFGTLIVNDASVFFDLPTGPAAIEATNFFVHPDWDGFADVETFGGDIAIVQLASAAPSNAERYNIYRQTDEIGKVGTKVGYGLTGTGFEGDTISDGAKRSGQNIYDASGEVFGGILPNAVLAYDFDNGSATNDAFGVSFGIADLGLGLNEINSASGDSGGPTLIKGLIAGVTSFGFGAIESDVDSFTNSSFGEFSGDTRVSTYASWIDSILTPDNHVKVPESSNVRALLLTCLLTAFASMSRRPKTGH